One Pseudomonadota bacterium genomic region harbors:
- a CDS encoding DUF1640 domain-containing protein, translated as MATITFDTLKFGNKLKAAGVADKHAEAEAEAIAEVIQVNFKELVTKEDLRRELKEFEMRFDTKLERLEGKLMGEITQVRGEITLLKWMLGVLLAGVVSLVLKAFFV; from the coding sequence ATGGCCACCATTACCTTCGATACCCTAAAGTTTGGCAATAAGCTCAAGGCCGCCGGTGTCGCGGACAAGCACGCCGAAGCGGAAGCAGAGGCTATCGCGGAGGTTATTCAAGTTAATTTTAAGGAGTTGGTTACCAAGGAGGATTTAAGGCGCGAGCTCAAGGAGTTCGAAATGCGATTTGATACCAAATTGGAGCGCCTCGAGGGCAAACTGATGGGCGAGATTACCCAGGTGAGAGGGGAGATAACTTTATTGAAATGGATGTTGGGCGTGCTACTTGCGGGTGTGGTCTCACTCGTCCTCAAAGCGTTTTTCGTTTGA